From a single Verrucomicrobiia bacterium genomic region:
- a CDS encoding NADH:flavin oxidoreductase, which produces MNPVTITRIPGLRTVPSFRDYIDKLGIDLRIEDSIVQGSTSPLVKPRKWNDRVIGNSWCVQPMEGWDGTTTGGVTGPMIRRWRNFGASGAKLIWGGEAMAVRPEGRANPNQLIINEANKKGLAQLRETLLVAHQDGFGRTDDLVVGFQLTHSGRFCRPTDKKRMEPRVAYRHPILDRKFGVTSDAQVLTDDEVKRLIEDYATAARIAADVGADFVDIKHCHGYLLHEFLSAHTRRGEYGGSLENRTRPLREITAAIRAVAPKLGIGVRVSIFDLVPFKPDPALSKPAKPGPGIPEDFSHCLPYRYGFGVNLNNPVEYDLAEPIEFLRICERLGITLINLSAGSPYYNPHIQRPAAYPPSDGYQPPEDPLVGCARQINVVKQLKAKFPNLLMVGTAYSYLQEYFPHVAQYYLRHGHVDSVGIGRVVLSYPRMLADAVGKGALEHRLICRTFSDCTTAPRNGLPSGCYPLDDYYKRSPEAALLKQIKNPTKP; this is translated from the coding sequence GTGAATCCCGTTACGATCACGCGCATTCCCGGTCTGCGAACCGTTCCGTCGTTTCGCGATTATATCGACAAGCTCGGGATCGATTTGCGGATCGAAGACTCGATCGTGCAGGGTAGCACCTCGCCCTTGGTGAAACCCCGGAAGTGGAATGATCGCGTTATTGGAAATAGTTGGTGCGTCCAGCCGATGGAGGGATGGGACGGCACAACGACCGGGGGTGTCACGGGGCCGATGATTCGCCGTTGGCGGAATTTTGGCGCGAGCGGCGCGAAACTCATCTGGGGCGGCGAAGCGATGGCGGTGCGTCCCGAAGGCCGGGCGAACCCAAACCAGCTCATCATTAATGAGGCGAACAAAAAGGGCCTGGCGCAGTTGCGGGAGACACTGCTGGTGGCCCACCAAGACGGTTTCGGCCGCACTGACGACCTTGTTGTCGGGTTTCAGCTCACGCACTCCGGGAGATTTTGCCGTCCCACCGATAAAAAGCGGATGGAACCGCGCGTGGCGTACCGCCATCCGATTCTCGACAGGAAATTTGGGGTTACCAGCGACGCGCAGGTCCTTACTGATGACGAAGTGAAGCGTCTCATTGAGGATTATGCAACTGCGGCGCGAATTGCCGCGGATGTCGGCGCCGATTTTGTGGACATCAAACATTGTCACGGGTACCTGCTTCATGAATTCCTCAGCGCCCACACGCGTCGCGGCGAGTATGGCGGTTCGCTCGAGAACCGCACGCGACCGTTGCGCGAAATCACGGCCGCAATCCGCGCGGTCGCGCCGAAACTTGGTATCGGCGTGAGAGTCAGTATTTTCGATCTCGTACCATTCAAACCTGATCCTGCGCTGAGCAAACCCGCGAAACCCGGGCCGGGCATCCCGGAGGATTTCTCGCACTGCCTGCCGTATCGTTACGGCTTTGGAGTGAACCTGAATAATCCGGTGGAATACGATCTCGCGGAGCCCATCGAGTTTCTTCGCATTTGCGAAAGGTTGGGGATCACCCTGATCAATCTTTCGGCGGGCAGTCCATATTACAATCCGCACATCCAACGGCCCGCGGCGTACCCGCCTTCCGACGGCTATCAGCCACCGGAAGATCCGCTCGTTGGCTGCGCGCGGCAGATTAACGTGGTGAAACAACTCAAGGCGAAGTTTCCGAACCTCCTCATGGTGGGCACGGCCTATAGCTATTTACAGGAATACTTTCCGCACGTGGCCCAGTACTATTTGCGGCACGGGCATGTGGACAGTGTGGGCATCGGGCGGGTGGTGCTGAGCTATCCTCGCATGTTGGCCGACGCAGTGGGGAAGGGCGCGCTCGAACACCGGCTGATTTGCCGCACCTTCAGTGATTGTACGACCGCGCCGCGCAATGGATTGCCATCAGGATGCTATCCGCTGGATGATTATTATAAACGCAGCCCGGAGGCGGCGCTGTTGAAACAAATTAAGAACCCGACAAAACCATGA
- a CDS encoding 3-ketoacyl-ACP reductase, producing MKRVALITGGTRGIGLGIAQALAREGFNLAVCGLRDESAAADALKKLRSLGADVLYCRCDVGRHDARDEMLAAIRQRFGRLEVLVNNAGIAPKERRDILEATEESFEHVLRTNLQGPYFLTQTVARWMVEQKKADASFEACIINISSVSATVASVNRGEYCISKAGVAMATQLWAARLGEFNIPAYEVRPGIIQTDMTTGVQEKYDKLLGEGLAIQRRWGSPEDVGKAVASLARGDLPYSTGQVIMVDGGLTIQRL from the coding sequence ATGAAACGAGTGGCCCTGATAACAGGCGGCACGCGCGGCATTGGGCTCGGCATCGCGCAAGCCCTGGCGCGGGAGGGTTTCAACCTGGCGGTTTGCGGCCTTCGCGACGAAAGCGCGGCGGCCGATGCATTGAAAAAGCTGCGATCGCTGGGGGCCGACGTGCTGTACTGCCGGTGCGATGTGGGCCGGCACGACGCGCGCGACGAGATGCTGGCGGCGATTCGCCAACGCTTCGGCCGACTGGAGGTGTTGGTCAATAATGCCGGGATCGCGCCGAAGGAACGCCGCGATATCCTGGAAGCGACCGAAGAAAGTTTCGAGCACGTGCTCCGCACGAACCTGCAGGGTCCGTATTTTCTCACGCAGACAGTCGCGAGGTGGATGGTTGAACAGAAGAAGGCGGATGCGTCCTTCGAAGCTTGCATCATCAACATATCCTCGGTCTCTGCGACGGTCGCGTCCGTGAACCGCGGGGAATACTGCATTTCCAAAGCGGGTGTGGCGATGGCCACGCAGCTCTGGGCGGCTCGGCTCGGTGAATTCAACATTCCCGCTTACGAAGTCCGGCCAGGAATTATCCAAACGGATATGACCACTGGCGTCCAAGAAAAATATGACAAATTGCTCGGCGAAGGGCTGGCAATCCAGCGTCGCTGGGGCTCTCCCGAAGATGTGGGCAAAGCCGTTGCGTCGCTGGCGCGAGGCGATCTTCCTTATTCCACCGGCCAGGTCATCATGGTCGATGGTGGTTTAACAATTCAGCGCCTATAA
- a CDS encoding helix-turn-helix domain-containing protein: protein MRKQIKPQTYDFSFLRDLRRRDELTIQDVSTRSGISPAVISKLERNQTSAELETLFRLSRVFGMNATEMLALAEARTAQRATEASHVGGEFVFREIQYGNVRALFGAAPKGAKVSRPEIHRDDYEVCWVLAGRLSITLPHEQYQLKTGEAIQFDAILHHAYEALENSQILILHLRKGKRF, encoded by the coding sequence ATGCGCAAGCAAATCAAACCGCAGACTTATGACTTCTCGTTCTTGCGCGATTTGCGCAGACGGGATGAATTGACGATCCAGGACGTGTCGACGCGCTCCGGTATTTCCCCGGCGGTTATCTCCAAGCTGGAACGCAATCAGACCAGCGCGGAACTTGAGACCTTGTTCCGGCTGAGTCGCGTGTTCGGGATGAACGCCACGGAGATGTTGGCCTTGGCGGAAGCGCGCACCGCCCAGCGCGCCACCGAGGCTTCGCATGTGGGCGGTGAATTTGTGTTTCGCGAGATCCAGTACGGCAACGTGCGCGCCCTTTTTGGGGCCGCCCCGAAGGGAGCGAAGGTGTCACGGCCCGAGATTCATCGCGATGACTATGAGGTGTGTTGGGTGCTGGCGGGCAGACTGTCGATTACCCTGCCGCATGAGCAATACCAACTCAAGACGGGTGAGGCGATCCAGTTCGACGCGATTCTTCACCACGCCTATGAAGCCCTGGAGAACTCCCAAATCTTGATTCTGCACCTGCGGAAGGGGAAACGCTTTTAG
- a CDS encoding glycosyl hydrolase, with the protein MLQIDYDLQPSHLRKKIDRLWQVSAGKIAAIEKRRDVTKGSPVFTVRGRYTARGWTEWTQGFQYGSAILQFEATGEKQFLKIGRDNTVRFMAGHVTHAGVHDHGFNNVSTYGNLLRLMNESRIAENAWERNFYELALKCSGAVQAHRWTKTREGGYIYSFNGPHSLFVDTLRSLRALALAHQLGQVLMGENDKRISLLERLLDHARATAMYSVFYGKGRDAFDVRGRVAHEAIFNVNDGNFRCPNSQQGFSPFTTWTRGLAWAMCGFAEQLEFLYAIGETRHRALFEQATRAICDFYIKNTPPDGIPYWDTGAPLLHKLGDYLDRPADPFNEFEPVDSSAATIAAQGLLRFGHYLGKSGKRYWQAGLSILNTLFDEPYLSTNPKHQGLILHSVYHRPNGWDYIPPGRRVPCGESSMWGDYHAREVALYVQRVARRKPYLKFFL; encoded by the coding sequence ATGCTCCAGATTGATTACGACCTGCAGCCCTCCCATCTGAGAAAGAAGATCGATCGCCTCTGGCAGGTGTCCGCGGGGAAAATTGCCGCCATTGAAAAGCGGCGTGACGTCACGAAGGGATCTCCGGTGTTCACGGTGCGCGGTCGATACACCGCGCGCGGGTGGACGGAGTGGACCCAGGGATTTCAATACGGCTCGGCCATCCTGCAATTCGAGGCCACCGGCGAAAAGCAATTCCTGAAAATCGGGCGCGATAACACCGTGCGGTTCATGGCCGGGCACGTCACGCATGCCGGCGTGCACGACCACGGTTTCAACAACGTCAGCACCTACGGCAATTTGTTGCGGTTGATGAACGAGAGTCGCATCGCTGAGAACGCGTGGGAGCGCAATTTCTACGAGCTGGCATTGAAATGTTCGGGCGCAGTCCAGGCTCATCGCTGGACGAAAACTCGTGAGGGCGGATACATTTACTCGTTTAACGGTCCGCACTCATTGTTCGTCGATACGCTGCGTTCGTTGCGCGCTCTCGCCCTGGCGCACCAACTCGGTCAGGTCCTGATGGGCGAGAATGATAAAAGGATTTCGCTGTTGGAACGGCTGCTCGATCACGCGCGCGCGACAGCGATGTACAGCGTTTTCTACGGGAAAGGACGCGACGCGTTCGATGTGCGTGGTCGTGTTGCCCACGAGGCGATCTTCAACGTCAATGATGGCAATTTCCGCTGCCCGAATTCGCAGCAGGGATTTTCGCCATTTACGACCTGGACGCGTGGACTGGCTTGGGCGATGTGCGGGTTTGCCGAGCAGTTGGAATTCCTCTACGCCATTGGCGAAACGCGCCATCGCGCCTTGTTCGAGCAGGCCACGCGCGCCATCTGTGATTTCTACATCAAGAATACGCCGCCGGATGGCATCCCGTATTGGGACACGGGAGCGCCCTTGCTGCACAAGCTGGGTGATTATCTTGATCGGCCCGCCGACCCATTCAACGAGTTCGAGCCGGTGGATAGTTCTGCCGCCACAATCGCCGCGCAAGGGCTGCTCCGGTTCGGCCATTACCTTGGCAAGAGCGGCAAACGGTACTGGCAGGCCGGGTTGAGCATCCTTAATACGCTGTTCGACGAACCGTACCTGAGCACGAATCCGAAGCATCAAGGTCTGATTCTCCACAGTGTTTACCATCGGCCAAATGGTTGGGACTACATTCCGCCCGGACGCAGGGTGCCGTGCGGCGAGTCCAGCATGTGGGGCGACTACCACGCCCGCGAGGTTGCGCTCTATGTGCAACGAGTTGCCCGGCGGAAACCCTATTTGAAGTTTTTCCTGTGA
- a CDS encoding PEP-CTERM sorting domain-containing protein, translating to MKLHISIITVACLVACSSQAQTIFSTDFTGDTPGSSPTGWTSVSPSAPAALNGAIVTNVSGNNAVNMYDYSTTANARLEQDFTTSASGLHLSLNFTRNANIAPATSVQGLYVALGSNTLSQGTAANRAVNFRLFNDGSYRVDAGKQNPDGTFNSNPVVSGSNSFGEGGTTFNTHTLDIFAYAGTTGGATLGYTGPGGTNGVLDPHSFAVYIDGAFLQNASTITTANGDYAFQNSSFYSQSNLGRLGLVTGGASSASGIDFLVDNISLSVIPEPSTVALLGAGSMLLIGVLRRTRRSV from the coding sequence ATGAAACTCCACATCTCAATCATCACCGTCGCATGTCTGGTCGCTTGCTCAAGCCAAGCGCAAACCATATTCTCCACTGACTTTACCGGGGATACACCCGGCTCCAGCCCGACTGGCTGGACCTCGGTGAGCCCTAGTGCTCCTGCGGCGCTTAACGGCGCGATTGTCACTAATGTATCGGGCAACAATGCGGTGAATATGTATGATTACTCGACAACCGCGAACGCCCGGCTCGAGCAAGACTTCACGACTTCGGCCAGTGGCCTACATCTCTCCTTGAATTTCACACGCAACGCAAATATTGCACCCGCCACCAGCGTACAGGGCTTGTATGTGGCCTTGGGCTCGAACACGCTGAGCCAGGGTACGGCTGCCAACCGTGCGGTGAACTTTCGCTTGTTCAATGACGGCAGCTACCGAGTCGACGCTGGGAAGCAGAACCCGGATGGCACATTCAACTCAAACCCCGTTGTGAGCGGGAGCAATAGCTTCGGAGAGGGGGGCACGACGTTCAACACCCATACTCTGGACATTTTTGCCTACGCAGGCACGACAGGGGGTGCTACTCTGGGCTACACGGGACCCGGAGGCACCAACGGTGTTCTGGATCCCCACTCCTTCGCTGTTTATATCGACGGCGCCTTCTTGCAGAACGCATCCACAATCACCACTGCGAACGGTGATTATGCATTCCAAAACTCCAGCTTTTACAGCCAAAGCAATCTGGGCCGCTTGGGGCTGGTGACCGGCGGCGCAAGCAGCGCCTCCGGCATCGACTTTCTGGTTGATAACATTTCGTTGTCGGTCATTCCGGAGCCGTCCACCGTCGCCTTGCTGGGCGCTGGCAGTATGCTTTTGATTGGGGTATTGAGACGCACCCGTCGTTCAGTTTGA